The Desulfurispora thermophila DSM 16022 genome contains a region encoding:
- a CDS encoding aspartate aminotransferase family protein — MTKEQLISLDRALQLTGRETAELHRRFGNEALAKMLGLLKFDKRFVRAQGVRIWDEEGNEYLDFLGSYGAMNTGHNHPAVLAALARVQDRPNLLQAALNPLAGALAHNLAQLAPGNLKRSFFCNSGAEAVEGALKTARLATGRPGFIYCQGSFHGKSFGALSVTGREKYQQPFAPLLAPCQAVPFGDLEALRRALASRQAAAFIVEPVQGEGGVHVPPPGYLKEAARLCREHGTLFIADEIQTGLGRTGALFACQAEEVEPDILCLAKSLGGGVMPMGAFLCREEVWQKAYGSMERATLHTSTFGGNTLACAAALATLQVLQEENLAGRAAESGAYLLERLRALKEKHRLIRDVRGRGLLIGVEFEQPGGWLNRLTLGLAEKLAAEYTGALVAGLLLNQYRIITAYTLNNPNVIRLEPPLTVGRAELDAVVTALDEILSRHKGLVGLAVGNLRGR; from the coding sequence GTGACTAAAGAACAACTGATTTCACTGGACCGCGCCCTGCAGCTGACCGGCCGGGAAACCGCCGAACTGCACCGCCGCTTCGGCAACGAAGCCCTGGCCAAAATGCTGGGCCTGCTCAAATTCGACAAGCGCTTTGTGCGGGCGCAGGGCGTAAGGATATGGGACGAGGAAGGAAATGAATACCTGGACTTTCTGGGCTCCTACGGGGCCATGAACACGGGACACAATCATCCGGCCGTGCTGGCGGCGCTGGCCCGGGTGCAGGACCGGCCCAACCTGCTGCAGGCGGCCTTAAACCCCCTGGCCGGAGCACTGGCCCACAACCTGGCGCAACTGGCCCCAGGGAACCTAAAGCGCAGCTTTTTCTGCAACAGCGGCGCCGAGGCGGTGGAGGGGGCGCTGAAAACCGCCCGCCTGGCCACGGGGCGACCGGGCTTCATCTACTGCCAGGGCTCTTTCCACGGCAAATCCTTCGGAGCGCTTTCGGTGACCGGGCGGGAAAAGTACCAGCAGCCATTCGCCCCGCTGCTGGCCCCCTGCCAGGCCGTACCTTTCGGGGATCTGGAGGCGCTGCGCCGGGCCCTGGCCAGCCGGCAGGCGGCCGCCTTCATTGTAGAGCCGGTACAGGGCGAGGGCGGGGTGCACGTGCCGCCGCCGGGCTACCTGAAAGAAGCGGCCCGCCTGTGCCGGGAACACGGGACATTGTTTATTGCCGATGAGATTCAGACCGGCCTGGGGCGCACGGGCGCGCTGTTCGCCTGCCAGGCCGAGGAGGTGGAACCCGACATCCTGTGCCTGGCCAAGTCGCTGGGCGGCGGTGTGATGCCCATGGGCGCTTTCCTCTGCCGGGAGGAGGTGTGGCAAAAGGCTTACGGCAGCATGGAGCGGGCCACGCTGCACACGTCCACCTTTGGCGGCAACACCCTGGCCTGCGCCGCCGCCCTAGCCACGCTGCAGGTGCTGCAGGAGGAAAACCTGGCCGGGCGGGCGGCGGAAAGCGGCGCCTATTTACTGGAAAGGCTGCGCGCCTTAAAAGAAAAGCACCGCCTGATCCGCGATGTGCGCGGGCGGGGCCTTTTAATCGGGGTGGAATTTGAACAACCGGGCGGGTGGCTCAACCGCCTGACCCTGGGCCTGGCGGAAAAGCTGGCCGCCGAGTACACGGGCGCCCTGGTGGCCGGCCTTTTGCTGAACCAGTACCGCATCATCACGGCCTACACACTGAACAACCCCAATGTGATCCGGCTGGAGCCGCCGCTCACGGTGGGCCGGGCCGAGCTGGACGCGGTGGTGACAGCGCTGGATGAGATTTTGAGCCGCCACAAGGGCCTGGTGGGCCTGGCGGTGGGCAACCTGCGGGGGCGTTAA